The following coding sequences lie in one Apium graveolens cultivar Ventura chromosome 1, ASM990537v1, whole genome shotgun sequence genomic window:
- the LOC141713280 gene encoding uncharacterized protein LOC141713280, with product MPLNTKLSDRSKVVINLRKEPGSKEYRVYDPENGTVHVSRDVIFEEKKGWSWERLDTTRGDYQGTFTIVNLHTRVDRNAVEGEEDQDVRSPQATQGGHSNASEWNKESGQSHRTQEQINTPPARNESNAEGSSEAEGSSEPPRKFRQLTDIYDVTEKVELDDDELILMGIVEPTSYSRAAAEHNWQQAMKDEINDANGQVVKHKTRIVAKGYVQQQGRYFDELFAPVTRLETVRLLLALAAKNSWEVHHLDVKLAFLNGEIQEEVYVTKPEGFVKKRTYGA from the exons atgccacttaacacaaAGCTCAGTGATCGTAGTAAAGTGGTAATCAACCTAAGGAAAGAACCTGGTTCGAAGGAGTACAGAGTATATGATCCTGAGAACGGTACTGTACATGTGAGTCGTGATGTAATATTCGAAGAAAAGAAAGGGTGGAGCTGGGAGAGACTGGACACAACTAGAGGTGACTACCAGGGTACATTCACTATTGTTAACTTGCACACAAGAGTGGATAGAAATGCAGTCGAGGGTGAAGAAGATCAGGATGTAAGGAGCCCACAAGCTACACAAGGTGGACACTCAAATGCTAGTGAATGGAACAAAGAGTCGGGCCAAAGCCATAGAACCCAGGAGCAGATAAACACACCACCTGCTCGTAATGAGAGTAATGCAGAAGGAAGCAGTGAAGCAGAAGGAAGCAGTGAACCTCCCAGAAAATTCAGGCAATTGACAGACATCTACGACGTCACTGAAAAAGTAGAGTTAGATGATGATGAACTTATATTGATGGGGATAGTCGAACCTACAAGTTACAGCAGGGCTGCTGCAGAACACAATTGGCAACAAGCAATGAAGGACGAGATTAAC GATGCAAATGGACAAGTGGTGAAGCACAAAACACGTATTGTTGCAAAAGGATATGTTCAGCAACAAGGGAGATATTTTGATGAGTTGTTTGCACCAGTAACGCGTCTAGAAACAGTAAGACTACTTTTAGCTCTTGCTGCAAAAAATTCATGGGAAGTACATCACTTAGACGTCAAGTTGGCATTCTTAAATGGGGAAATTCAGGAAGAGGTCTATGTCACTAAACCAGAAGGCTTCGTGAAAAAAAGAACATATGGTGCATAG